The following proteins are encoded in a genomic region of Alosa alosa isolate M-15738 ecotype Scorff River chromosome 10, AALO_Geno_1.1, whole genome shotgun sequence:
- the trim107 gene encoding E3 ubiquitin-protein ligase TRIM39 has translation MLCRIIESYKNGLGEAASNSIPMTQQQKGSKKLDIQTGDSYTSHPDLASDEGQKNIAQLEVSPSAPLEDIEVGAGLDPRSACHADEPALKLETNEGRIRLSGLAENLRIKLATTEVLLFKETEKQAEARAVHDGLREKIAGLLQQMSDMVEKYTMIGTELIEAQFQPVEEAMDRHVKHVSDFLSQLKDVQLQVSGLLEEQDRAKFCQGLSTVEPMITRLVGVPLQEMIKDPEVTSPNLAGACSELELQNAQLRVELGSAQRALRNLLNPSEVTFDPDTVHPSLVLSEDLKTVMFSPIKQPYPSHTKRFTNFLQALSSQSFGESLGVAGGEHCWELELENCSWIVGMCCGGLPRSGVGSALESCSGCWSLMYCDNLLRAYENTKATQLKRTTSLRRVQIHVSFNNQSVSFYSVSNLDTTKTLLHTFEVAFTEPVYLAIRMMSGQPKARITVC, from the coding sequence ATGCTTTGTAGAATCATAGAAAGCTACAAAAATGGCCTTGGGGAAGCCGCATCTAATTCTATACCAATGACCCAGCAGCAAAAGGGTAGTAAGAAACTGGACATTCAGACTGGTGATTCTTACACAAGCCATCCTGATCTTGCATCAGATGAGGGTCAGAAAAATATAGCCCAACTAGAAGTGTCACCCTCTGCTCCACTGGAAGATATCGAAGTGGGAGCAGGACTGGACCCCAGGTCAGCCTGTCACGCAGATGAGCCCGCTTTGAAACTTGAAACTAATGAGGGCAGAATCAGACTGTCTGGCCTGGCAGAAAATCTCAGGATCAAACTGGCCACTACCGAGGTCCTGTTAttcaaagagacagagaaacaggcaGAGGCCAGAGCTGTTCATGATGGTCTCCGGGAAAAGATCGCTGGATTGCTTCAACAGATGAGCGACATGGTTGAGAAGTACACCATGATTGGAACAGAGCTGATTGAGGCCCAGTTTCAGCCTGTAGAAGAGGCCATGGACAGGCATGTCAAACATGTCTCTGACTTCCTCTCTCAGTTGAAAGACGTGCAGCTTCAAGTCAGTGGTCTTTTAGAGGAGCAAGATAGAGCCAAGTTCTGTCAAGGCCTCTCGACGGTTGAACCTATGATCACAAGGCTTGTGGGAGTTCCTTTGCAAGAAATGATAAAAGATCCAGAGGTCACCTCCCCAAACTTGGCAGGAGCTTGTTCTGAGCTGGAACTTCAGAATGCTCAGCTCCGGGTAGAACTTGGTTCGGCGCAGAGAGCACTGCGGAACCTCCTCAACCCGTCAGAGGTGACTTTTGACCCGGACACAGTCCACCCTAGCCTTGTCCTCTCCGAAGACCTGAAGACGGTGATGTTCAGCCCCATCAAACAACCTTATCCCTCACACACTAAGAGATTTACCAACTTCCTGCAGGCCCTGAGTTCCCAGTCCTTTGGGGAGTCACTCGGGGTGGCTGGAGGGGAACACTGCTGGGAGCTGGAGCTTGAAAACTGCTCCTGGATTGTGGGCATGTGTTGTGGAGGGTTGCCCCGCAGTGGGGTGGGCAGTGCCCTGGAGAGCTGTTCGGGCTGCTGGTCCCTAATGTACTGTGATAACCTGCTGAGGGCATATGAGAATACAAAAGCCACGCAGCTCAAACGCACCACCTCTCTGCGTAGAGTTCAAATACACGTCAGTTTCAACAATCAATCCGTGTCATTTTATTCTGTCAGTAATCTTGACACTACCAAGACGCTCCTCCATACTTTTGAAGTTGCCTTCACTGAGCCGGTGTATTTGGCTATTAGGATGATGTCTGGTCAACCAAAGGCACGCATTACTGTGTGTTAA
- the tpra1 gene encoding transmembrane protein adipocyte-associated 1 homolog, producing the protein MMLDTVAEAVRFAVYDNVTFIPTPENTSVAPTWPSGSETNITKPHKCLQVLYEDIGNSRVRFWDLLLLIPNVAFFMFLLWKLPSARAKIRLTSSPIFITFYILVFVVAAVGITRAIVSMTVSASSAATIIDKVLWEITRFFLLAIELSVIILGLAFGHLESKSSIKRVLAITAVLALGYSITQGTLEILYPDEHLSAEDFNIYGHGGRHFWLASSCFFFLIYSLIVILPKTSIRERIYLPSKKSFYVYAGILAALNLVQGLGSALLCADIIEGLCCVDVTTFLYFSVFAPLIYVAFLKGFFGSEPKILFSYKSQIDEPDETDVHLPHTSAGMGRKDLDHSSFSSTQIDGSGAYLDDVASGPYGVGSINSIDSDRWRAINA; encoded by the exons ATGATGCTGGACACCGTTGCAGAGGCAGTGAGATTTGCCGTGTATGACAATGTCACTTTCATCCCAACCCCTGAGAACACCTCAGTGGCTCCCACCTGGCCCTCAGGGTCCGAGACAAACATCACCAAACCGCACAAATGCCTTCAGGTTCTTTATGAAGACATCGGCAACTCGAG AGTGCGCTTTTGGGATCTGTTGCTTCTGATCCCTAATGTGGCCTTCTTCATGTTCCTGCTCTGGAAGCTTCCGTCAGCACGCGCCAAGATCCGCCTCACCTCCAGTCCCATCTTCATCACCTTCTACATTCTG GTGTTCGTAGTAGCAGCCGTTGGCATCACCCGTGCGATAGTGTCAATGACCGTGAGCGCGTCCAGCGCAGCCACTATCATTGACAAG GTGCTGTGGGAGATAACACGCTTCTTCCTCCTGGCCATCGAGCTCAGTGTAATCATATTAGGACTGGCATTTG GTCATCTTGAAAGTAAATCAAGTATCAAACGTGTATTAGCCATCACTGCGGTGCTGGCGTTGGGTTATTCCATCACACAG GGAACTTTGGAGATTCTTTATCCAGATGAACATCTCTCAGCTGAAGACTTCAACATTTATGGCCATGGAGGACGTCACTTTTGGTTGGCCAGTTCCTGCTTCTTCTTCCTG ATTTATTCTCTTATAGTCATCCTTCCCAAAACCTCGATCAGGGAGAGGATATACCTACCAT CCAAGAAGAGTTTCTATGTGTATGCTGGCATTTTGGCTGCCCTCAACCTGGTCCAGGGGCTTGGTAGTGCCCTGCTGTGTGCAGACATCATTGAAGGCCTCTG CTGTGTTGACGTGACGACGTTCCTCTACTTCTCCGTGTTTGCTCCGCTCATCTACGTGGCATTCCTCAAAGGCTTCTTCGG CTCCGAACCCAAGATCCTCTTCTCCTACAAGTCTCAGATCGACGAGCCGGACGAGACGGACGTGCACTTGCCCCACACCTCGGCAGGGATGGGCCGCAAGGACCTGGACCACAGCTCCTTCTCCAGCACCCAGATCGACGGCTCCGGGGCCTACCTGGACGACGTGGCCTCCGGGCCCTATGGTGTGGGCAGCATCAATAGCATCGACAGTGACCGCTGGAGGGCGATCAATGCCTAA